The following proteins come from a genomic window of Miscanthus floridulus cultivar M001 chromosome 2, ASM1932011v1, whole genome shotgun sequence:
- the LOC136523543 gene encoding protein NODULATION SIGNALING PATHWAY 1-like — protein sequence MNNEREDQEPAAATTSDWLDESIAFLAANLDLGFNDYGWLSASEAQEQHDVGSMIVETLPPTATTLHRPSLNLDTSVASSAPMTSQQELGQPKKRKSPGHSSSQRPHVGGGGRGGCQQEKGEASCVRSKPSKKGSGKGTAANSDREARWAEQLLNPCAAAIEAGNLPRTQHLLYVLGELASFSGEPNHRLAAHGLRALTRRLPHAVGQAAAATVKMPSCECPTPVFSGVDPRLFRASLIRFNEVSPWFSVPNALANSAIAQAASTKGAVTEPRQVHVVDIGVSHGVQWPTLLEALTRVPRGSTPPFVRLTVAGPTATPPVPFSASPPGYDCSPQLLRYAKSIDLDLGIVQAPCLDTLHGTLTPGETLIVCLQFRLGLATADEQAAILRTVRDLNPELMVLTELDGGGGRSDYSAASEFAARLELLWRFLDSTAAAFKGMDADERRVMEAEAGTALAPTARRGAAVGGGRESWRGRLATAGFEEAAFGGEAVETAMALLRKYDGGWELVPPSSSAAAAVGLRWKGQPVSFCSLWRPAQASPELMGRGA from the coding sequence ATGAACAACGAGAGAGAAGACCAAGAACCGGCAGCCGCCACGACCTCAGATTGGCTCGATGAGTCCATCGCCTTCCTAGCTGCCAACCTCGACCTCGGCTTTAACGACTATGGCTGGCTGTCGGCATCGGAAGCACAGGAGCAGCACGACGTCGGCAGCATGATCGTGGAGACGCTACCACCTACTGCTACAACCCTGCACCGTCCAAGCCTGAACCTTGATACTAGCGTTGCGTCGTCGGCACCGATGACCTCGCAGCAGGAGCTTGGGCAGCCCAAGAAACGCAAGTCTCCTGGACACAGCAGCAGCCAACGACCCCATGTTGGCGGCGGCGGAAGAGGCGGCTGTCAGCAAGAAAAGGGGGAAGCGAGCTGCGTCAGGTCGAAGCCGAGCAAGAAGGGGAGTGGCAAGGGCACCGCAGCAAATTCGGACAGGGAGGCGAGGTGGGCGGAGCAGCTGTTGAACCCGTGCGCGGCCGCCATCGAAGCGGGCAACCTCCCGCGCACGCAGCACCTGCTgtacgtgctcggtgagctggcCTCCTTCTCCGGCGAACCCAACCACCGCCTGGCCGCGCACGGGCTGCGCGCCCTCACGCGACGCCTCCCGCACGCCGTGGGCCAAGCGGCTGCGGCGACCGTGAAGATGCCATCTTGCGAGTGCCCGACGCCGGTGTTCTCCGGCGTCGACCCGCGCCTGTTCCGAGCCTCGCTCATCAGGTTCAACGAGGTCAGCCCATGGTTTTCCGTGCCAAACGCGCTCGCCAACTCCGCGATCGCGCAGGCCGCGTCGACGAAGGGTGCGGTGACCGAGCCCCGCCAGGTTCACGTCGTGGACATCGGTGTCTCGCACGGCGTCCAATGGCCGACGCTGCTCGAGGCGCTCACCCGCGTGCCGCGGGGCTCCACGCCGCCCTTCGTCCGCCTCACGGTTGCCGGCCCCACGGCCACACCACCCGTGCCCTTCTCCGCATCACCTCCAGGCTACGACTGCTCACCGCAGCTGCTCCGGTACGCCAAGTCCATCGACCTAGACCTCGGCATCGTCCAAGCGCCATGTTTGGACACCTTGCACGGCACTCTCACCCCCGGCGAGACCCTCATCGTCTGCCTCCAGTTCCGGCTCGGCCTCGCCACCGCCGACGAGCAAGCAGCTATACTCCGAACGGTCAGGGACCTCAACCCGGAGCTAATGGTCCTCACTGAgctggacggcggcggcggccgcagcGATTACAGCGCAGCCAGCGAGTTCGCGGCGAGGCTGGAGCTGCTTTGGAGATTCCTTgactcgacggcggcggcgttcAAGGGGATGGATGCGGATGAGAGGCGGGtgatggaagcggaggccgggacAGCATTGGCGCCCACGGCGCGGCGGGGAGCGGCCGTGGGCGGGGGGAGGGAGTCGTGGCGGGGGCGTTTGGCCACGGCGGGGTTCGAGGAAGCGGCGTTCGGGGGCGAGGCGGTGGAGACGGCGATGGCGCTGCTGAGGAAGTACGATGGCGGGTGGGAGCTGgtgccgccgtcgtcgtccgcgGCGGCAGCGGTGGGGCTCCGGTGGAAGGGTCAGCCCGTGTCGTTCTGTTCCCTGTGGCGGCCGGCGCAGGCCAGCCCAGAGCTGATGGGGCGTGGCGCATAA